The following nucleotide sequence is from Rhizobium rosettiformans.
GGTCAAGCAGGTTACCGCCGTTGGACAGGCCCTTGAAGCCTTGCAGAAGTCGCCGGCGCTCAGGAATGGCCCCGATCATTACGCCCGCGCGCTCGAGAACGCCGGCGACCGGATTTCGGAGGGTGCTGGGCGCACGATCGAGGCTCGAGGACAAGCCCTCGAGCGCGTGACCGGCGATCTTCGCGAGTTCGTCAGGGCCGCCCGCCTTCGTCGGGAACAGGATTGGTGGCTTTGGGGCGTGGGAGCGGCCGGCCTGGTCGCCGGCGTGCTGTTGACGTTGTTCCTTCCGCGCGTTCTGCCCGGATCGGTCGATATGGCCGTAGCCTCGATCGCCATGAATGCCGACCGCTGGAATGCGGGAATCTC
It contains:
- a CDS encoding DUF6118 family protein, which codes for MTDESEGTEPDEQDAGSDPAQAFDTLRRSVEKLTRDVGGEMTVIRKGVEAAFEEFEKIQQPPDYGPELGRMVKQVTAVGQALEALQKSPALRNGPDHYARALENAGDRISEGAGRTIEARGQALERVTGDLREFVRAARLRREQDWWLWGVGAAGLVAGVLLTLFLPRVLPGSVDMAVASIAMNADRWNAGISLMQSGSPGGWRNLVEASNLVRANQETLAACAEAAAKAKKEQRCTVTMAVPQ